The DNA window CGGCAGTGCCCTCGGTAGCGCCCTGGGCAATGCCCACCGCGGTGGCGGATTTGGCGGCGGCGGCTTCGGTGGCGGCGGCTTCGGCGGCGGTGGCGGCGGCACATTCGATGGCGGCGGCGCCTCGGGAGACTGGTAATGGATGCGATTGCACGCTGGCGCCGCGCGTTGCGCCACCTGATGACAGGCTCGGGCGAAGGGCGCCGGTGCTTCCCTGAAAAGACGCTGGCGGCGATTGCCGCCGCGATCGCCGATGGCGAACAGCGCCACCGGGCCGAAGTGCGGCTGGTGGTCGAACCCGCGCTGCCGTTCGGCGCCGCGCTCGACGGCATGTCGAACCGGGAGCGGGCCCGTGCCCTGTTCGCGCAATATGGCGTGTGGGATACGGAAGAAAACTGCGGCGTGCTGATCTATGTGAACCTGGCCGACCACGCGGTGGACATCGTTGCCGACCGCAACGTTGGGCGGCGCATCGCCGACACCGAGTGGCAGGCGGTCTGCGGCACGATGACAGCCGCGTACAAACGCGGCGAATTCGCCGAAGGGACCGTGGCGGCACTGAACCAGCTGGCCGACCTGCTGCAGCGGCATTTCCCGTCGGATGGCTCGCGCCCGAACCAGTTGCCGGACGAAGCCGTCATCCTGTGATGCCCGTGCGATGGCGGGTCCTGCACGGATGAGTTATTCGATACTCGTATATCTATTATCGAAATTCAAAATTGGACTTATATGTGGCAGCGCAGCATAATTACACCTGTCTCCACTATTCTCCTCCAAGATAATAGTTTGAAGCCCGCCAACCAGCGGGCTTTTTTTTTTGCTGCAGCAATCCGATGACCGGGTATTGCGCCGGGTATGCCGAGTGCGCCAGGTTTGCGCACTGTCATGGCAGCGTCACATAGAAACCCTATACTCAAATCCATCTGCCACACATGCAACCGATATGCGTGGTGGCAGACCTGGTGTGCTTCGGCACACCGCTCCGAATTCGTCATTCCGCAGTGTGTGACCATGTGTTTTCGAGGAGCCGGATTTTATCGACCGACGATTGATATCGACCGATGCATCGATATCGACCGGCGATCCGGATCTGCTTTCGAATGCATCGATCACACTGCACCGCGATTCATTGCCACTTGCATCGCTATGTGATTCATCGTCTCTTGGCCCGGACAGGGTTTGAGCCCGCCTTCATGGCGGGCTCTTTTTTCTGGTACGTGCTATCGTTACGCTTTTGCCAATTCAATCTACGTCGTGCTGAAACTTCTCCACCTCTTGCTGCTTACCCCTGTATATGCGCGCCTGCGCTATTGGGGAGCAATGGCGCTGTTCGCGCTGATCGTGATCATCGGGTCGATTCCCGGCGCCCGGGCGGATGCCGGCGAAGTCGCGTCCGGCGTTGTACTGCATTCGTGCGCCTATGCGGTGCTGACGTTCCTTGTTTTCACCGGCAGCAGCGGCACGCCGGCGCAACGCGCCACGAAAGCCGTGCTCACCATCGCCGCAATGGGTATCTGCGATGAAGTGGTGCAGAGCTTCCTGCCCTACCGCCACGGGGCCATTGGTGACTGGCTGGTCGATTGCACGGCGGCCATCGTCACGTCCACGCTGCTGTGGGCACTGTGGACGAACCGCAAGGTATCCACCTGACATGCTCGTCGGGAAGCGCTGATCTGTTGGCGGCGCCGTTCGGGATCTAGCTGTTGCCGCAATCGTTTTCAATATCGGCACAGGGCTGGCCTTTCGGTACAGCCGCAGCCTCCCCGGCCACTCTGGTGGCCCGCGCCGCCGCCCAGTCTTGTTCAAGGCGCGCCTGGTCGGCATGCACGTCCATGCCGATCTTGCGCAACAGTGCCTTTGTATGGCGGCGCTGCGCAACGCTGACCATACCGCCCGTCGCACGCTCCGCATCGAGCCGCATTTCCAACAACTGTTCCACTTTCGCCAGCCGTACCAGCGCATACAGTGCATGGCGCAGCACGTGGCGCTTGCGCCGGCCGCTGTGCCCGGCCTGGCCGCCATAAGCGGCGTCCACCAGATCCGAGATCACCGCTTCCGTCCGATGCTTGAGCATATCCAACCCTTATAGTTTTCCGATGTCCAATAGCTGATTATCAAGCTGCATGGAATCGGGAGTTTGATTTGCATCAAGGGGTGACTTGCCGGCATGAACGCTGGCGCGATGGGTGTCCACATCCAGCAGGGAATACGGGGCGGTTACGGGATGGCGTGGGCACCCTGGCCGATGGCGATGCAAGGCGGGCACGGCAGCGAGCCGCGCCATGGGCGCCCGATGGTCAGTACATCTGCTCGACAGCGTAGCCGCGGCGCCGCAGCAGTTCGGGGATGCTGTCTTCGCCAACGAGGTGCAGCAAGCCGATGCCCACGAACGCCACCTCGTCGCTGCGCATGATCGCTTCGATGTGGGCGGTCATCTGCGGATTGCGCTGGCGCAGCAGCGTGCGGTCCATGAAGGTGGCGGAGACGGTATCGCCACTGGTCAGCTCGCGTGCCAGTACGGCGATGCGCGCCGCGTCGGCCGTGCTCCAGGCGTCGATCAGCCCGGCCGACTTTTGCACGGCCTTGCCGTTGTCCAGGTCGTCCAGGTTTTCAAGCAGGTATTGCTCTTGCTGGGCATCGTCCAGCGAAGCAAACAGGCTGAGCTGGTAGTCGGCCGTTTCCAGCTCGCGCACCCGCTTCTTCTGCTTTTCCGCGGCGGACAGCAGGAATCCCTCCACACCATTGTTGCGGTGATAGCCATGCTTCTCGATTTCGCCGCCGACGAGGATATTCGCGACCAGCCATGGCCGGTAGCCTTCCACATTGCTCAGCGGGATGCCGGCCTTTGCCAGCGCCCGTTCCAGCCGGGCCAGCGCATGCGGCGACAGGTGACGCGTGATCGATTCACCGGCCGGATAGCTGCCATATTTGGCCAGCGCCCGCTGGAACGGTTCGTGCACGCGGGTATCGAGTTCCAGCACGAGCGAGCTGGCATGGGCCAGCGCGCTGGTCACTTCGGGCTCGAGCGGGAAAAAGGCCTGCTTGCCTACGTGGATCGTGCCGAACAGGTAACTGGTCTTGCCCTCGTGCTGCACGCGGTACAGGGCGCCACGCCGGGGTACCGGCTTCAGCTCGATCGGCTCCGCGGTGGCAACCGCGTTGGGGACATTCATTTCCATACTATTGACGGACCAGGAGATCAATAAGGCAACGGTGAAAGTCAGATAGCGCAGCATGCAAATCTCCAACCGGCCTTTCGATAAAAGGCTGGCATGATCCGAAAACAATGAACGGTAATGCCCTGGAGTCAGCCGGGCACTGGCTGGTGGCCGCGTGAAAGCGGCTCTGTTGCTGATGGTAAAGGAATTTGCGTTGGGAGGAAATTTATTTGTGGCAGGCGAAGAAAATCGGCCGGATAGAAACAACAATATGTTTCCGTTCCGGCCGCGATGGTTGGATCGATAATATTGGTCTTCATGCCAGCGCCGCTGGCATTTTGTCTCCGCGCCGTGGCGGTATTTACTGTGCCAGTTCGACCAGCACGGCGGTATACATCTGCAGATTCAATGACAACTGTTTTTCGGTGATGAATTCATGTTCCGAATGCCCCGTGTAGACGGCGCCCGGCATGCCCGGCCCGAAGCTGACCGCATTCGGGAACAGGCGTGAATTGGTACCGCCGCCGATCGATACCGGTTTTGCATCGCGCACGCCGGTGTAATGCGCGAACACGTCGAGCAGCACCGGCACCTGGGGCGCATCCTCGCGCACCCATGGTTCGCCGATCTGCGCCTTCAGCGTGGCGCCGGGCGCATGTGCGCGCTTCCAGCCATCGAACGCGGTGTGGAACTGGC is part of the Pseudoduganella lutea genome and encodes:
- a CDS encoding TPM domain-containing protein produces the protein MDAIARWRRALRHLMTGSGEGRRCFPEKTLAAIAAAIADGEQRHRAEVRLVVEPALPFGAALDGMSNRERARALFAQYGVWDTEENCGVLIYVNLADHAVDIVADRNVGRRIADTEWQAVCGTMTAAYKRGEFAEGTVAALNQLADLLQRHFPSDGSRPNQLPDEAVIL
- a CDS encoding VanZ family protein; its protein translation is MLKLLHLLLLTPVYARLRYWGAMALFALIVIIGSIPGARADAGEVASGVVLHSCAYAVLTFLVFTGSSGTPAQRATKAVLTIAAMGICDEVVQSFLPYRHGAIGDWLVDCTAAIVTSTLLWALWTNRKVST
- a CDS encoding TraB/GumN family protein encodes the protein MNVPNAVATAEPIELKPVPRRGALYRVQHEGKTSYLFGTIHVGKQAFFPLEPEVTSALAHASSLVLELDTRVHEPFQRALAKYGSYPAGESITRHLSPHALARLERALAKAGIPLSNVEGYRPWLVANILVGGEIEKHGYHRNNGVEGFLLSAAEKQKKRVRELETADYQLSLFASLDDAQQEQYLLENLDDLDNGKAVQKSAGLIDAWSTADAARIAVLARELTSGDTVSATFMDRTLLRQRNPQMTAHIEAIMRSDEVAFVGIGLLHLVGEDSIPELLRRRGYAVEQMY